Below is a genomic region from Echinicola rosea.
TACTGGCCCAAGGATGCTCTATACTCCCCTTTCTCATAACTTATCAATGCGTCTTGCCACTCCTTTGATGCTTGATAGAAACGGTATGTATGCAAAATAAGGCCAATGGTAAGCACCATAAAGGCACCACTAACTCCCCATTTTATGCGCTTAGAAAATTCAGGGATTGTACATAAAGTTTTACTATACCCAGCAAGGATGGCCAAGTAAACAACCCCACAAAGCTTGATCGGTAGGATATGTGAAGGATAGGAAAACATCCCAAAGACCAGCAGCGAGATCAACCCGGTCTTGGCGATCCAAATTTCTGGCTTTTCCCTGCTACCCTTAATACGAAAACTGACAAATAATAATGCCAAAACCAAAACGAACCCCACCATTCCCTGCTCCACCAAAAGCTGTATTCCCTCATTAAAGGCATATACCACATCGTCTGCCAGCGGAATAGATGGATCACCTGGGTTTTGTCTGAAATACGCTGCCTGAGCCTCCATATATCCCGCTCTAAAACGATCAAAGCCAATTCCAAAAAGCGGCTGCTCCTTTATCAATTGTCCAGAAACCTTCCAAATCAACAACCTACCGTCCGCAGAATCTTTCTTGAGAAAGTACAGTCCGGTCAAGACTCCTACACACACTACCCCAAGTACAAAAAGGAACAATACCCTTTTTAGGCCTTTGCCCAGCCAAGCTCGTACCTTCGCATACCATTCATAGCAAAAAGAAAACAGAAAAACCGAAGATACGATCACCGCCAACCAAGCTGCACGGGAATGCGTTACCGAAAGCACCAAGAGGATACCCAACATTGTAACCAGAGATAGGTACTTGATCACTGATCCCATTTTTTTAGTAAAATCGAGTTTGGTATGAGCTGGTACAGCTTCCTTTTTTGTCAGTAAATACCCCCCCAAGGCAACAGGAAAAACCACCGCTAGATAGCCGGAATACGGTCCAGGATTAAAGAAGCTGCCCGTAACTGGAAATCCCGAATGCAATGAAGGATATATCCCGTAAAGCTGTAACTCTCCGTAAATTACCTGAGCCAGACCTGAGAACGTAATTGCAAAAAACAATAAACCGAAAACATTCCTCAGAGCACACTGCCTTATCACTACAAAAACTATGACCAAAGCAGCCAAATCATACATTCTATACGAAAGTACCTGAACAGAACGAAAAAGCCAAGTAACCAAAAGAACATAAGCTATTATACCAATAAGCAACGTTTCCATATTCGTAACCTTCCTCCATCTCACTGCGCCTAAAACCAATATGCCACACGAAACAACACCCGACAATACTATAAACAATAAGGACTGACAGATACTCTCTAATATGGAATTGGTACCCAACTGAATAAATGGAAAAAGCATAAAAAATACTATCACAAAACTTTGCTGTATCCTTGTAAAAAACCGGTTCTTAGTCCATTGAGTGAGCATTTTATTGAGCTAAAACATCGCCAAATTTTCTTGCCATACCTTCTAAATAATGACGGGTTATGTCAGGAGTGCCTTTTTCAGGCAAAAAAACATTTGAAGTCCTCCCTTCTTGATCCAAGACCATAAAATAGGGAAACCCTAGGTTTTCTGCAGGTAAATTGAATCGGGGGACATTATATGCCCTGACACTTTCCAATTGATACATGTCCAGTTCTTTTCGGTAGATTTTATTGTTGCTAAAGTCACCCAATAAAACCAAATTTGAATTCCCCAACTTACTCTGCCATTCCTTAAGAACACTTAATGAGGCAGTGATACAACTCTCACAATGTGATTCCGAATACCGAAACACCAGTATGTGCTCTTGTCCCGGATCGAAAATGTCCACCAAAGGGATCATTCTGCCCTTAGAATCCTTAGCCCAAATGGAGTCCAATTGTTGGCCTCCATTAACGGCAGATACTTGAAGGCCTGACTTATATGATGCCAACAAACTTTCTTGATGCTCATTAAGCTGAACCAAAAATCCGTTGTACCGATCCATGCTAACAAACCGATATAACATAACGCCGTTTAGCCCCATCAGCAGAAGGAACAAAGCTATCCACAACATCCTTTCCTTCATTTCCTAAAAATCATTTAGCCTAAAGAATACCAGTACCGGATTGTCCTCTTTGGTCAGGT
It encodes:
- a CDS encoding O-antigen ligase family protein, coding for MIKYLSLVTMLGILLVLSVTHSRAAWLAVIVSSVFLFSFCYEWYAKVRAWLGKGLKRVLFLFVLGVVCVGVLTGLYFLKKDSADGRLLIWKVSGQLIKEQPLFGIGFDRFRAGYMEAQAAYFRQNPGDPSIPLADDVVYAFNEGIQLLVEQGMVGFVLVLALLFVSFRIKGSREKPEIWIAKTGLISLLVFGMFSYPSHILPIKLCGVVYLAILAGYSKTLCTIPEFSKRIKWGVSGAFMVLTIGLILHTYRFYQASKEWQDALISYEKGEYRASLGQYEKAWAIFAHDGAFLCNYGKALSVAGDHTKAVTILKEAENYLNNTIIQTALGDSYQALGRYAKAEAAYQLGADMLPDRFYSKYLLVKLYHKMGEERKMSVLATYLLEKEPKVPSQAVEEIKQEMRLLLD